The proteins below are encoded in one region of Mya arenaria isolate MELC-2E11 chromosome 15, ASM2691426v1:
- the LOC128218931 gene encoding uncharacterized protein LOC128218931 isoform X2, whose amino-acid sequence MVYTSRGILSLILVIYHFGQAAEPACSRFEFEERLLAKVVKLEHTLQKTQETLASFQSSTRKTGTTYIRWGRNECNKNGTELVYRGFAGGSFYEHNGGAANYLCLPEKPEWGNYDDNENANSALVYGGEYQLNNRDTFFDHADVGNIFQQDVPCAVCKTERSSLMMIPAKRNCFDGWTKEYEGYLAAGSISTSGPSEYVCLDGKPEILYGGGTNANGKLFYIAEARCGSLRCPPYVNGRELTCVVCTA is encoded by the exons ATGGTTTACACATCTCGTGGAATTTTATCTTTAATTCTGGTGATCTACCATTTTGGGCAA GCTGCCGAACCAGCATGCTCTAGGTTCGAGTTCGAAGAACGACTGCTTGCCAAAGTTGTAAAACTGGAACATACGCTTCAGAAAACCCAGGAAACGCTTGCATCTTTTCAATCATCTACGAGAAAAA ctGGAACAACATATATACGCTGGGGTCGCAATGAATGCAACAAAAATGGCACAGAACTTGTGTATAGAG GTTTTGCCGGAGGATCGTTTTATGAACATAATGGTGGAGCTGCGAATTATCTTTGCCTCCCTGAGAAACCAGAATGGGGAAATTACGATGATAACGAAAACGCCAATAGTGCCTTGGTGTATGGTGGAGAGTACCAACTTAACAACAGGGACACATTTTTTGACCATGCAGATGTGGGAAACATCTTCCAGCAAGATGTTCCATGTGCAGTATGCAAGACTGAGCGATCATCTTTGATGATGATTCCGGCGAAAAGAAATTGCTTCGACGGGTGGACGAAAGAATATGAAGGTTATTTAGCAGCGGGGTCTATATCGACTAGCGGGCCCTCCGAGTACGTCTGCTTGGACGGAAAGCCGGAAATACTCTACGGCGGAGGTACGAATGCAAACGGGAAGTTGTTTTACATTGCAGAAGCGAGATGCGGCTCACTGCGTTGTCCACCATACGTCAATGGACGTGAGCTTACGTGCGTGGTTTGTACTGCATAG
- the LOC128220747 gene encoding uncharacterized protein LOC128220747, with translation MASVLFSCTFNINYNRFVFSAGTIYKRWGGTECNTNGTEHVYIEKLEWDNYDDKEKCDSALVYGGEYQIDNRQIFFDHADVTNIFQQDISCAVCKTERSSLMMIPAKRNCFNGWTKEFEGNLAAGSTTASVPSEHVCLDVKPDILFGGEKNKNGKLFYIVEAICGCRCSPYANGRELMCLVCTS, from the exons ATGGCATCAGTTTTGTTCTCATGtacgtttaatatcaactataatcgttttgttttttcagctGGAACAATCTACAAACGCTGGGGTGGAACTGAATGCAATACCAATGGCACAGAACATGTGTATATAG AGAAACTGGAATGGGATAATTACGATGATAAAGAGAAATGCGATAGTGCCTTGGTGTATGGTGGAGAGTACCAAATTGACAACaggcaaatattttttgacCACGCAGATGTCACTAACATATTTCAGCAAGATATTTCGTGTGCAGTATGCAAGACTGAGCGATCATCTTTGATGATGATTCCGGCGAAGAGAAATTGCTTCAACGGATGGACAAAGGAATTTGAAGGTAATTTAGCGGCGGGATCGACAACAGCAAGTGTGCCTTCAGAACACGTATGCTTGGATGTAAAGCCGGATATACTCTTCGGTGGAGAGAAGAATAAAAACGGGAAGTTGTTCTACATCGTCGAAGCGATATGCGGCTGCCGTTGTTCGCCATACGCCAATGGCCGTGAGCTAATGTGCTTGGTTTGTACTTCATAG
- the LOC128218931 gene encoding uncharacterized protein LOC128218931 isoform X1 — protein sequence MVYTSRGILSLILVIYHFGQVRVYAAEPACSRFEFEERLLAKVVKLEHTLQKTQETLASFQSSTRKTGTTYIRWGRNECNKNGTELVYRGFAGGSFYEHNGGAANYLCLPEKPEWGNYDDNENANSALVYGGEYQLNNRDTFFDHADVGNIFQQDVPCAVCKTERSSLMMIPAKRNCFDGWTKEYEGYLAAGSISTSGPSEYVCLDGKPEILYGGGTNANGKLFYIAEARCGSLRCPPYVNGRELTCVVCTA from the exons ATGGTTTACACATCTCGTGGAATTTTATCTTTAATTCTGGTGATCTACCATTTTGGGCAAGTACGTGTTTAT GCTGCCGAACCAGCATGCTCTAGGTTCGAGTTCGAAGAACGACTGCTTGCCAAAGTTGTAAAACTGGAACATACGCTTCAGAAAACCCAGGAAACGCTTGCATCTTTTCAATCATCTACGAGAAAAA ctGGAACAACATATATACGCTGGGGTCGCAATGAATGCAACAAAAATGGCACAGAACTTGTGTATAGAG GTTTTGCCGGAGGATCGTTTTATGAACATAATGGTGGAGCTGCGAATTATCTTTGCCTCCCTGAGAAACCAGAATGGGGAAATTACGATGATAACGAAAACGCCAATAGTGCCTTGGTGTATGGTGGAGAGTACCAACTTAACAACAGGGACACATTTTTTGACCATGCAGATGTGGGAAACATCTTCCAGCAAGATGTTCCATGTGCAGTATGCAAGACTGAGCGATCATCTTTGATGATGATTCCGGCGAAAAGAAATTGCTTCGACGGGTGGACGAAAGAATATGAAGGTTATTTAGCAGCGGGGTCTATATCGACTAGCGGGCCCTCCGAGTACGTCTGCTTGGACGGAAAGCCGGAAATACTCTACGGCGGAGGTACGAATGCAAACGGGAAGTTGTTTTACATTGCAGAAGCGAGATGCGGCTCACTGCGTTGTCCACCATACGTCAATGGACGTGAGCTTACGTGCGTGGTTTGTACTGCATAG
- the LOC128219032 gene encoding short-chain collagen C4-like: protein MIYQARGILSLILLINYLEKAYVNADEPACSKFDFEERLLAKVIKLEHTLKTTQETVESIKASAKRTGTTYIRWGRTECNTNGTELVYRGFAGGSFYTDNGGASNYLCLPEKPEWGNYDDKENGDSALVYGGEFQLNNRESFFDHADVGNIYQQDVPCAVCKTERSSLMMIPAKRNCFDGWTKEYEGYLAAGSIATTAPSEYVCLDGKPEILYGGGTNTNGKLFYIAEARCGSLRCPPYVNGRELTCAVCTA, encoded by the exons ATGATTTACCAAGCACGTGGAATTTTATCGTTGATTCTGCTGataaattatttagaaaaagCATATGTAAAT gcGGACGAGCCAGCATGTTCTAAGTTTGACTTTGAAGAACGATTGCTCGCCAAAGTCATAAAACTGGAACATACGCTAAAGACAACACAGGAAACCGTTGAATCTATAAAAGCATCTGCGAAAAGAA CTGGAACGACTTACATACGCTGGGGTCGAACCGAATGCAATACCAATGGCACAGAACTCGTGTATAGAG gttTTGCTGGAGGATCGTTTTACACAGACAATGGCGGAGCCTCGAATTACCTTTGCCTTCCGGAGAAACCGGAATGGGGAAATTACGATGATAAGGAGAACGGCGACAGTGCCTTAGTGTATGGTGGAGAGTTCCAACTTAACAACAGAGAATCATTTTTTGACCACGCAGATGTGGGTAATATATACCAGCAAGATGTTCCATGTGCAGTATGCAAGACTGAGCGATCATCTTTGATGATGATTCCGGCGAAAAGAAATTGCTTCGACGGGTGGACGAAAGAATATGAAGGTTACTTGGCAGCGGGCTCGATAGCGACAACCGCGCCTTCTGAGTACGTTTGCTTGGATGGGAAACCGGAAATCCTCTACGGCGGAGGTACGAACACAAACGGGAAATTGTTCTATATTGCCGAAGCGAGATGCGGCTCCCTGCGTTGTCCGCCATACGTCAATGGACGTGAGCTAACGTGCGCTGTTTGTACTGCATAG
- the LOC128218932 gene encoding uncharacterized protein LOC128218932 — protein sequence MMIPARTNCFDGWTKEYDGYLAAETKSIREPCIASSSNVSWNATADIAVEGDTHTIYFTGKSCTHTHTAGDHYSRWAVDLEKDFHTKNVKIHERDDAGADGNTSISTLCQLAIHIYYPYCFYFIL from the exons ATGATGATTCCGGCGAGAACAAATTGCTTCGATGGATGGACGAAAGAGTATGATGGTTACTTGGCAGCGGAAACGAAAAG CATTCGTGAACCTTGCATTGCGTCGTCGAGCAACGTAAGCTGGAATGCAACTGCAGATATTGCTGTTGAAGGTGACACCCACACAATCTATTTCACCGGGAAATcctgcacacacacacacactgcgGGCGACCACTATTCAAGGTGGGCAGTGGATCTTGAAAAGGACTTTCATACCAAGAACGTTAAAATACATGAACGGGACGATGCTGGAGCAGACGGTAATACCAGTATATCGACATTGTGTCAATTAGCAATACACATATATTAtccatattgtttttatttcatcttgtaa